From Sulfuracidifex tepidarius, one genomic window encodes:
- a CDS encoding pyridoxal-phosphate-dependent aminotransferase family protein — MDKILMHVGPVTIKDDVLLAGVKNNVGFTSKEFVDAFSSSLKGLRYITKAKSYQPFIIPGGGTSAMESVTSLLRKGDNVLVVSNGVFGDRWEYILKRYPVNVDVLRPKPGYYVKPDEVKEMTEKKEYKVVTLTHVETSTGVREPVKEVISKVRDNVDLTVVDGVSGMGAEEVNCEDWGIDVYLSASQKALGSTPGAGLLVLSDKAVNSISEDSVAGYYLNLKNWLPVMRSMEEGKASYFATPPVHTILQLSRALAEVEKEGIDNRVRRHQVVSGAIRAGVESMGFSTVAKLPESYSNSVTGVELKKADPKKVMEMSLSEGVEFAPGVHPAFKYFRIGHMGWVTPNDAVVTISVLERVLKELGEDIRLGEGLRAVQEFLDSKQERH, encoded by the coding sequence ATAAAATTCTCATGCACGTCGGTCCTGTGACGATAAAGGACGACGTTCTTTTGGCAGGAGTTAAGAACAACGTGGGGTTCACGTCAAAGGAATTCGTGGACGCTTTCTCCTCGTCCTTGAAGGGCTTGAGGTATATCACGAAAGCGAAATCATATCAGCCGTTCATAATCCCTGGTGGTGGCACGTCAGCTATGGAGAGTGTCACTTCCCTTCTGAGGAAGGGAGACAACGTCCTCGTGGTCTCTAACGGAGTCTTCGGGGACAGATGGGAATACATTCTAAAGAGGTACCCTGTGAACGTAGACGTCCTGAGGCCGAAGCCGGGATACTACGTTAAGCCAGACGAAGTGAAGGAGATGACTGAGAAGAAAGAGTATAAGGTCGTCACGTTAACTCACGTGGAGACCAGCACGGGTGTGAGGGAACCAGTCAAGGAAGTGATCAGCAAGGTCAGGGACAACGTAGACCTGACAGTGGTGGACGGAGTGTCGGGAATGGGAGCAGAGGAGGTCAACTGTGAAGACTGGGGAATAGACGTTTACCTTTCAGCTAGTCAAAAAGCTTTGGGCTCCACACCCGGTGCAGGCCTCCTCGTATTGTCTGATAAGGCCGTGAATTCCATATCAGAGGACTCTGTTGCGGGCTATTATCTGAACTTGAAGAACTGGTTACCAGTCATGAGGTCAATGGAGGAGGGAAAGGCATCGTATTTCGCCACTCCTCCGGTTCACACTATCCTCCAGCTCAGCAGAGCTCTGGCTGAAGTAGAGAAAGAAGGAATAGACAACAGAGTGAGAAGGCATCAGGTAGTTTCCGGGGCGATCAGGGCCGGAGTAGAAAGCATGGGCTTCAGCACGGTAGCTAAGTTACCTGAAAGCTACAGCAACAGTGTGACCGGTGTTGAGTTGAAGAAAGCCGACCCTAAGAAGGTTATGGAGATGAGCTTGTCAGAGGGAGTTGAGTTCGCCCCAGGCGTGCACCCAGCCTTCAAGTACTTCAGGATAGGCCACATGGGATGGGTTACTCCAAACGACGCTGTGGTAACCATCAGTGTGCTGGAGAGAGTCCTGAAGGAACTAGGAGAGGACATCAGGCTGGGAGAAGGCTTGAGGGCTGTGCAGGAGTTCTTAGACTCCAAACAAGAAAGACATTGA